In one window of Frigoriglobus tundricola DNA:
- a CDS encoding transposase, whose amino-acid sequence MARPRSSVLAVPAQVAGGEGDRGIRRWNQPQGAGAAGFLARNRRLWLERLPPYTPELNPVEQVWSRLKYGQWANVVPDDLSALDDEVID is encoded by the coding sequence TTGGCGCGGCCGAGGTCGTCGGTTCTTGCGGTACCTGCTCAGGTCGCTGGTGGGGAAGGTGATCGTGGCATAAGACGGTGGAACCAACCACAAGGGGCCGGCGCTGCGGGGTTCCTGGCGCGGAACCGGCGGCTGTGGCTGGAGCGCCTACCGCCCTACACCCCGGAGTTGAACCCGGTCGAGCAGGTGTGGAGTCGGTTGAAGTACGGTCAGTGGGCGAACGTCGTCCCAGATGACTTGAGCGCGCTGGACGACGAGGTCATCGATTGA
- a CDS encoding helix-turn-helix domain-containing protein has protein sequence MKARHITAVGRLDNGWTQKDVAAFLGVHPVTVAKWVARQARRPGQ, from the coding sequence TTGAAGGCGCGCCACATAACCGCCGTCGGGCGGCTGGACAACGGCTGGACGCAAAAGGACGTGGCCGCGTTTCTTGGCGTCCACCCTGTCACCGTGGCCAAGTGGGTCGCCAGGCAAGCGCGCCGACCAGGACAATAG
- a CDS encoding ankyrin repeat domain-containing protein, with product MNMQNRPPLRQKKTTDIPLDPPLIATTFDASSSDHTLPSTPPISTPIQQQAVLDNRLYRAARDGGDVQHLIDQGANPNWAHPVDAKTAIMLAASQGNGRSVIVRQLIAAGANVDATDEEGMTALHHAAYKFIGGTDIGGVEVTFDPDQLSTATQLLAKDPRLVRVKTLATASSPNQSVTALEIAYRRNPDSPMTVLLQQAEDLLAAQEKPKTTGTALSPNFRPNPITPSPPATSPTPAVNGFPSAQANWLAPAIAGLGSLLGVLWADFSIVSILCALAVTGGTAIISQAVTHTGFFAPVTPASTTRLAAFLQISATGQAVCQGTIPDQDLPECRLPLTQSNSSSSFLSSASSNANLPRIRAALTHKI from the coding sequence ATGAACATGCAAAATCGACCTCCGCTACGACAGAAAAAGACTACAGATATTCCGCTTGATCCCCCATTAATCGCGACTACGTTCGATGCCAGTTCTTCTGACCACACTCTGCCCTCAACACCGCCAATTTCTACACCAATTCAGCAGCAAGCCGTACTTGACAATCGTCTTTATCGAGCAGCTAGGGACGGGGGTGATGTTCAACACCTTATCGATCAGGGGGCAAACCCCAACTGGGCTCATCCCGTTGATGCCAAGACTGCGATTATGCTCGCAGCAAGCCAGGGTAACGGACGTTCAGTCATCGTTCGTCAGTTGATTGCGGCGGGTGCGAACGTAGATGCGACAGACGAAGAAGGTATGACGGCGCTCCATCATGCCGCATACAAATTTATTGGTGGCACTGATATAGGAGGTGTAGAGGTAACCTTTGATCCGGATCAACTAAGCACCGCCACCCAGCTTCTTGCGAAAGACCCTCGCCTAGTTCGCGTCAAAACACTTGCCACCGCCTCATCGCCAAACCAAAGCGTAACAGCTCTTGAAATAGCGTACCGTAGAAACCCAGATTCACCAATGACAGTTTTGCTCCAGCAGGCGGAAGACCTGTTGGCTGCGCAAGAAAAACCGAAGACCACGGGAACAGCTCTCAGTCCGAACTTCCGTCCAAATCCCATCACCCCCTCACCTCCGGCGACCTCACCCACGCCTGCCGTCAATGGCTTTCCTAGTGCTCAGGCGAACTGGCTGGCGCCAGCCATTGCGGGTCTGGGGTCGCTCCTCGGTGTTTTATGGGCCGATTTCAGCATCGTCAGTATCCTGTGCGCACTCGCGGTCACCGGAGGCACGGCAATCATTAGCCAGGCCGTCACACACACCGGTTTTTTCGCTCCGGTCACGCCCGCCAGCACGACTCGATTAGCGGCTTTCCTTCAAATCTCTGCAACAGGGCAAGCTGTCTGTCAAGGCACTATTCCTGATCAGGACTTGCCAGAATGTCGGTTGCCACTGACGCAGTCCAACTCTTCCTCGAGCTTTCTCTCCTCCGCATCGAGCAACGCCAACCTTCCCCGAATCCGAGCAGCCCTTACTCACAAGATTTGA
- a CDS encoding ABC transporter ATP-binding protein/permease yields the protein MRCDPKLLRALGDGSKLPESVSVLIGSISKVILCKVYDNMSIQYPVPSVRFSLTNLRIYFRSQRNVATGPSLGEFELSVPKLSGQGGTMIGLAGRSGEGKSTLLHVLGTLLVPPTADNSGFQIAYQFPGEIDPGFVYDLRSHDASVQKLRNTAFGFVFQQHFNLPCMSTVANVALPHLLRPSFSWKLAQPRCRSLLTHLKLDDVHYNKYPAELSGGMNQRVAIGRALMHQPPFLFADEPTASLDAGLKTTVLTLLRKHADLGACVIIVSHELGDLARYCDRILVVGGGQLRFPFRDPDSDQDSALPALPELPSVESSQPRFRNDEAVRHVLQTITPHIWSEPSSSPPSTDHKSVCNGVDSALTVPASLSPHHGGRPAMRKNIWAFAFREVWGRRHRMAHLMTAVMVVLGTAVFTYLADLSRGVVSYIKNRDLSAPDEFINRIYVDASSNKNRLTDTQAQFLSDIKGLRAPPTFYQSGEAIYFLPPMRTNRNDAVRAEVVSVPIGDDALKSVHLHDRQIARLGVCYLTGGPFLINDRDRAGIIVSRRFLRTRYWNIDDEDRPASGIPDPETFPSYLIVQLPGGGRWDPPGFNGRVKIPINGVFEYPAPIIATAPAGKEQYLPGMFVPEGFYRRLSTWDPSFPLVYPSVEGHELVADYQLVRQITFSIPKAADASWSKTESRGWYYLRHIFRDVPLNPMQTQDGSLQVTLAFDQSEHRVAPEGFEKTPESNKLRKIIEEDAKGGPAKVSYDTISAQSIARNLPPLDTLPPQYTRVLLRFTDMHDVPPALDSIRQKYGREMESEAPFAEAISKFSNIEKLMSILSLSIFILFVTMLTYVCVTTAFQHVLKKTSDIGILRVHGMSPVSIALVYLVELAMLICPAAIAGLILATACAWLTNDTVATWVGGIGTPKSLLDSNLATSSPAVFASLQEGWLRSILNLLILSTCVFSVVSATTLFTVRLIRRKQIVQCLRGGE from the coding sequence ATGCGGTGCGATCCCAAGTTGCTGAGGGCGCTCGGTGACGGTTCGAAATTGCCAGAGTCTGTAAGCGTCCTTATAGGCTCAATTTCCAAGGTCATTCTTTGCAAGGTTTACGACAATATGTCTATTCAATATCCAGTTCCGAGTGTGCGTTTTTCTCTAACGAATCTCCGTATCTATTTCCGGTCGCAGCGAAATGTAGCAACCGGTCCTTCTCTCGGCGAGTTTGAGTTATCAGTGCCGAAGCTGTCAGGTCAAGGGGGAACAATGATCGGTCTGGCCGGACGATCCGGCGAAGGGAAATCTACACTACTGCATGTCCTCGGCACGTTACTGGTTCCGCCAACTGCCGATAACTCGGGGTTTCAGATTGCCTATCAGTTTCCCGGTGAAATCGACCCAGGGTTTGTCTACGACCTGCGTTCACATGATGCGTCTGTGCAAAAACTGCGCAATACTGCGTTCGGTTTTGTGTTCCAGCAACATTTTAACTTACCGTGCATGTCTACAGTCGCCAATGTTGCCTTGCCGCATCTGTTGCGGCCGTCTTTTAGCTGGAAACTCGCTCAACCTCGTTGCCGCTCGCTGTTGACTCATCTAAAACTTGACGACGTACATTACAATAAGTACCCTGCCGAACTAAGCGGCGGCATGAACCAGCGGGTGGCCATAGGCCGGGCGCTTATGCACCAACCTCCTTTTCTGTTCGCGGACGAGCCTACTGCGAGTCTGGACGCAGGCCTGAAGACCACTGTCTTAACACTCCTCCGCAAGCACGCAGACCTCGGAGCATGTGTCATTATTGTCAGTCATGAATTAGGCGACCTCGCGCGATACTGCGATAGAATTCTCGTCGTCGGAGGAGGGCAACTCCGCTTTCCATTCCGCGACCCAGACTCGGATCAGGATTCTGCACTGCCAGCGCTGCCTGAGTTGCCGTCTGTCGAATCGAGTCAACCGCGATTTCGTAATGACGAGGCGGTTCGCCATGTATTGCAAACCATCACCCCTCACATTTGGTCAGAACCCTCATCTTCTCCACCTTCAACTGATCATAAATCTGTCTGTAACGGCGTTGATTCGGCCCTAACCGTACCGGCCTCGCTGTCGCCGCATCATGGCGGACGCCCTGCGATGCGAAAAAACATTTGGGCCTTCGCATTTCGCGAGGTCTGGGGGCGACGTCATCGCATGGCTCATCTAATGACCGCGGTGATGGTGGTCCTGGGCACTGCCGTTTTCACTTACCTCGCAGACCTCAGTCGGGGCGTCGTTTCCTACATAAAAAATCGAGACCTATCAGCCCCGGACGAATTCATCAACCGGATTTATGTGGATGCCTCGTCAAACAAGAATCGACTCACAGATACTCAAGCTCAATTCCTTTCTGACATTAAAGGACTGAGAGCCCCGCCTACTTTTTATCAGTCGGGAGAGGCCATTTATTTTTTGCCACCGATGCGAACGAATCGAAACGACGCAGTTCGCGCAGAGGTGGTCTCCGTTCCCATTGGCGATGACGCCTTGAAATCTGTTCATCTACACGACCGGCAGATCGCTCGACTTGGCGTTTGCTATCTTACGGGTGGTCCATTTCTCATAAACGACCGTGATCGTGCAGGTATCATTGTATCGCGGCGATTCCTTCGCACTCGTTACTGGAATATCGACGATGAAGATCGTCCGGCTTCAGGCATCCCAGATCCAGAGACATTTCCATCATACTTGATAGTTCAACTGCCGGGTGGTGGTCGTTGGGATCCACCTGGATTCAATGGTCGCGTTAAAATTCCAATTAATGGCGTATTTGAATATCCAGCACCAATCATTGCCACCGCGCCAGCCGGCAAAGAGCAATATCTTCCTGGCATGTTCGTTCCCGAAGGCTTTTATCGTCGACTTTCAACGTGGGATCCGTCATTTCCGCTCGTCTACCCTTCAGTTGAAGGTCATGAGTTAGTTGCTGATTACCAGCTGGTGCGGCAAATCACATTTTCTATCCCTAAAGCCGCAGATGCTAGCTGGTCCAAGACGGAATCCCGCGGCTGGTACTATCTGCGACACATATTCCGTGATGTTCCGCTCAACCCCATGCAGACCCAAGACGGCTCATTGCAAGTCACGCTCGCGTTTGACCAATCAGAGCATCGGGTTGCTCCAGAAGGCTTTGAAAAAACGCCTGAATCGAACAAACTGCGAAAGATTATTGAAGAAGATGCAAAAGGTGGCCCAGCAAAGGTGTCTTATGACACTATCAGCGCCCAATCAATTGCTCGAAACCTGCCGCCGCTTGACACCTTGCCACCACAATACACGAGGGTGTTACTGCGATTCACTGACATGCACGATGTCCCGCCTGCCTTGGACTCGATCCGCCAGAAATACGGGCGCGAGATGGAAAGCGAAGCGCCATTTGCAGAAGCCATAAGCAAGTTTAGTAATATTGAAAAACTCATGAGCATTCTTTCTTTATCAATTTTCATTCTATTTGTCACAATGTTAACTTATGTATGTGTAACGACTGCGTTCCAGCACGTATTGAAAAAGACAAGTGATATTGGCATTCTGCGCGTGCATGGTATGTCGCCAGTCTCCATTGCTCTCGTTTACCTCGTTGAGCTGGCGATGCTTATTTGCCCAGCTGCGATCGCTGGACTGATCCTTGCCACAGCCTGTGCCTGGTTAACTAACGACACGGTCGCCACCTGGGTTGGTGGCATTGGCACACCCAAGTCCTTACTCGACAGTAATCTCGCCACTAGCTCGCCGGCTGTGTTCGCATCTTTACAAGAGGGATGGCTGAGAAGCATCTTGAATCTCCTGATTCTCTCTACCTGCGTCTTCTCAGTAGTCAGTGCTACTACGCTATTCACTGTCCGCCTTATTCGCCGAAAGCAGATTGTTCAGTGCTTACGCGGAGGTGAATAG
- a CDS encoding winged helix-turn-helix domain-containing protein, which yields MWTARRVANLIHTKLGVRFHLNHLREWLTKRNYTPAEPTLRARQPDQATIDRWVAEDEPRIQKRRVRNRRSSS from the coding sequence CTGTGGACCGCGCGTCGGGTAGCGAATCTGATCCACACCAAGCTCGGCGTGCGGTTCCATCTGAACCACCTGCGGGAGTGGCTGACCAAACGCAACTACACCCCCGCAGAACCGACCCTAAGAGCGCGGCAACCTGACCAAGCGACCATTGACCGGTGGGTAGCCGAGGACGAGCCGAGGATTCAAAAAAGGCGAGTGAGGAACAGGCGCAGCTCGTCCTGA